AGAGGCGAAAAAAAGGTGCAGCATATTTCTTGATACAACGTATCAAAAATATTTAGAGATGCATGATTTTATATCTAAACCGTGTTTAGAAAATATTTTTTAAAAAAATTAAAATCAAAATGTTTATAAAACTTAAGTTTTGAAGTTTTTAAAATGGGCAGCATACATCTTGAATAGGAGGTTTATAATGAAGAAATATTTATTTACTAGTGAAAGTGTAACAGAAGGTCATCCTGATAAAATTTGTGATCAAATTTCTGATGCCATATTAGATGAACTGTTAGAAAAAGAACCCGAAGAAAATAGGATAAATGTAAGGTCTGCTGTTGAAACCTTAGTTACAAGAGGTTTGGTTGTTGTAACTGGCGAAATTAGAACTTCTGCATACGTTGATGTCCCAACTGTCGTTAGAAATACTGTATTGGATATAGGATATAACAGAGCAAAATTTGGATTTGACGGAGAGACTTGTGCAGTTGTTACTTCTATTGAGGAACAGTCCCCTGATATAGCTTTAGGTGTAGACAAATCTTATGAATCTAAGTCAAAAAACGAAGAAGACCCTTTTGAGAAAATTGGAGCTGGTGATCAAGGGCTTATGTTTGGCTATGCAACAAATGAAACGGAAGCTTATATGCCTTTACCTATAATTCTTGCGCATAGGCTTGCTAAGAAATTAGCCGATGTCAGAAAATCAAATGTCTTAGATTTCTTAAGGCCTGATGGAAAAACACAAGTTACCGTAGAATACGATGAAAATTTAAAGTCTATCGCAATTAATACTATTTTGATTTCTACTCAACATTCACCTGAAGTGAAGAGACAGGATTTAGAAGAATCTATTAGAAAATATATTGTAGACCCTGTTGTACCACAAAATCTTTTGACAAAAAATACAAAAATATTAGTTAATCCAACAGGAAGATTTGTTATTGGTGGACCTCAGGCTGATACAGGATTAACAGGAAGAAAAATAATAGTTGATACCTATGGTGGTTGGGCACCACACGGTGGTGGAGCGTTTTCTGGAAAAGATCCTACAAAAGTAGATAGATCAGCATCTTATATGGCGAGATATGTTGCAAAAAATTTAGTTGCTTGCGGTGCCGCTGATCAAGTTTTAATTCAAGTATCTTATGCTATCGGAGTTGCACATCCTGTGTCACTTAGCATCGATACAAAAGGTACTGCAAAAGTTGATGAAGAAAAAATATACAAAGTAGTGAACGATATATTTGATTTTAGACCTGCAGCAATAATACATAATCTTAACTTGCTACAACCAATTTATAGAAAAACCGCAGCTTATGGACATTTTGGAAGAGATGACATAGAATTTCCATGGGAAAAGTTAGATAAAGTAAAAGAACTTAAAAGTGCTTTGGGACTTTAATTTTATAAATTATTGTTTAGATTATAATTCTTTTATTTAAACAACCATAGAACATCTGTAGTGAGCCTATACATAGTATTAACTTAACTTTAGCAAAAACATATCAGTGTATATAAAAATTATACACTTTATAAAAGATGTTTTTTCAAAAAAAGATGTTTTGAATTCATATTGAAACCAACATAGACAATAAAAATGAAAATTAGGAACTTTATAGAAATGAAAATTTTCTACAAATAAGTTTTTGAATTTAAAATGGGTCCACAGGATAGGGCCCTCTTCCCATTCCTTGGCTACAAGTACCGAAAAGCCAAAGAAATTAAAAATTAGTAAGGTTTAGAATGGGGGAGGTATTTTGTAAAAAAATCAGATATAAAACAATATATAATGAGAATTTTAGAATTTTTAAAGTGATTAAAAAATGAAAATTATAGGAGGTATTTAAAAATTGCCAAATACAAAATCAGCAAAAAAGAGAGCTAAACAATCAGAAATAAGAAGAAACAGAAATAGAGGTTATCTAAAAAGAATCAAAGAGGTTTCCAAAGAGTTAGAAAAGAGTATTTCTCAAAACGCTGATAAAGAACAAGTAAATGAACTATTACGTAAAGCTTTTAAAACCATAGATAAAGCAAAATCTAAGGGTGTCGTTCATAGAAATTATGCAGCAAGAAAAAAATCCTCTTTACACATTAAAGTGAAAAAGTATTTAGGAGAATTAGCACCTGAAGCAGTGAACAATACCGTTGAGACTTCATCTAATTAAAGTTAGTTGATTTAGAAATTGTTTTTAATTAATATACTTATAAAATCTAACTCTTGAAATTTTTAAAGTGAGTAATATATTTAAAGTTGGAGGATTGCGTTGAAAACTTCCTTTTTAGGAAAGTATGAAGTGTATACTAATGATTTTCAAAAATATCCGATCCAATGGCAGAATATATTTGAAAATAACCATTCTATTACCGTTGAAATCGGATTTGGCAGAGGAGAATTTTTAATTGAATCAGCCAAAAGAAATATTGATACAAATTTTATAGGTATAGAAACTTCTTTGACTTCTTGCTATAAGATTCAAAAAAAGATATTTGAAAATAACTTGAGTAATATAAGAATCATACATGAAGATGCGGGATTTGCTTTAAGAGAGTTTTTCTCAGATAATTCTATAGGAAAAACTATATTTAATTTTCCTTGTCCTTGGCCAAAAAAGAGGCATGCAAAAAGAAGACTTTTCGACGATAATTTTGTTGAAACCTTGGCACACGTGTTAACTTTTAAT
The sequence above is a segment of the Petrotoga sp. 9PWA.NaAc.5.4 genome. Coding sequences within it:
- the metK gene encoding methionine adenosyltransferase gives rise to the protein MKKYLFTSESVTEGHPDKICDQISDAILDELLEKEPEENRINVRSAVETLVTRGLVVVTGEIRTSAYVDVPTVVRNTVLDIGYNRAKFGFDGETCAVVTSIEEQSPDIALGVDKSYESKSKNEEDPFEKIGAGDQGLMFGYATNETEAYMPLPIILAHRLAKKLADVRKSNVLDFLRPDGKTQVTVEYDENLKSIAINTILISTQHSPEVKRQDLEESIRKYIVDPVVPQNLLTKNTKILVNPTGRFVIGGPQADTGLTGRKIIVDTYGGWAPHGGGAFSGKDPTKVDRSASYMARYVAKNLVACGAADQVLIQVSYAIGVAHPVSLSIDTKGTAKVDEEKIYKVVNDIFDFRPAAIIHNLNLLQPIYRKTAAYGHFGRDDIEFPWEKLDKVKELKSALGL
- the rpsT gene encoding 30S ribosomal protein S20 yields the protein MPNTKSAKKRAKQSEIRRNRNRGYLKRIKEVSKELEKSISQNADKEQVNELLRKAFKTIDKAKSKGVVHRNYAARKKSSLHIKVKKYLGELAPEAVNNTVETSSN